The proteins below come from a single Diadema setosum chromosome 21, eeDiaSeto1, whole genome shotgun sequence genomic window:
- the LOC140244866 gene encoding BTB/POZ domain-containing protein KCTD4-like has product MNDVISLNVGGTIYTTSRATLCRFPDSMLGSMFSDRLPSTRDEKGNYLIDGDGPLFRHVLNFLRRSVLVLPEDFKELDMLAQEADYYQINELIEAVTQLGNEKEEAKRRQEFLELELVHEANNRDCWSIFGSRNILQKIPVLIPYLGKACGTYEAYEGIRVRDAFGTPPLDRIKLYEQIAQLGFRLASLSSRGGDGQGCYCVGVDRWIFARDAKTASGTDPKAI; this is encoded by the coding sequence ATGAACGACGTTATCAGCTTAAATGTCGGTGGAACGATATACACCACGTCCAGGGCTACCCTTTGCCGTTTTCCTGATTCAATGCTTGGTTCAATGTTCAGCGACCGACTGCCGTCTACTCGAGATGAAAAGGGGAATTACCTAATCGATGGGGACGGTCCCTTGTTCAGACATGTCCTCAACTTTCTTCGCAGGTCAGTCTTAGTTCTTCCAGAAGACTTCAAAGAACTGGACATGCTTGCGCAGGAGGCTGACTATTATCAGATTAACGAATTGATTGAAGCTGTCACCCAACTCGGGAATGAAAAGGAAGAGGCGAAAAGGAGACAAGAATTTCTTGAGTTAGAGTTGGTACATGAGGCCAACAATCGAGACTGCTGGTCAATATTTGGGAGCAGGAATATTTTGCAGAAGATCCCTGTCCTTATCCCATACCTCGGGAAAGCCTGTGGTACTTACGAAGCTTATGAAGGTATTCGTGTCAGGGATGCATTTGGTACGCCGCCATTGGATCGTATTAAACTCTATGAACAAATAGCACAGCTTGGTTTTAGGCTTGCATCTCTATCGTCCAGAGGAGGAGATGGACAGGGCTGTTATTGTGTTGGTGTTGACAGGTGGATTTTTGCCAGGGATGCAAAGACAGCGTCTGGTACAGATCCCAAGGCAATATAG
- the LOC140244868 gene encoding BTB/POZ domain-containing protein KCTD6-like: MNDFVNVNVGGTIYTTSRATLCRFPDSMLGSMFSDRLPSTRDEKGNYLIDGDGPLFRHVLNFLRRSVLVLPEDFKELDMLAQEADYYQINELTEAVSQLRNEKEEVEKRQEFIELQFSGRSTMTWFIYGSWDILQKIPVVKENFRNIHGQQINSKCDGVYVNTRGKQPLNRIKLFEQITQLGFRLVSSRGSDNDADKWTFSRDAKTTSGTNPKAK, from the coding sequence ATGAACGACTTTGTTAACGTAAATGTCGGCGGAACGATATACACCACGTCCAGGGCTACCCTTTGCCGTTTTCCTGATTCAATGCTTGGGTCAATGTTCAGCGACCGACTGCCGTCCACTCGAGATGAAAAGGGGAATTACCTAATCGATGGGGACGGTCCCTTGTTCAGACATGTCCTCAACTTCCTTCGCAGGTCAGTCTTAGTTCTTCCAGAAGACTTCAAAGAACTGGACATGCTTGCCCAGGAGGCTGACTATTATCAGATTAATGAATTGACTGAAGCTGTCTCCCaactcagaaatgaaaaggaggaggtagaaaaaagacaagaatttATTGAGTTGCAGTTCTCCGGACGTTCGACTATGACATGGTTTATATATGGGAGCTGGGATATTTTGCAGAAGATTCCTGTTGTTAAGGAAAACTTCAGAAATATTCATGGGCAACAGATCAACAGCAAGTGTGATGGTGTGTATGTTAATACACGTGGCAAGCAGCCATTGAATCGTATTAAACTCTTTGAGCAAATAACGCAGCTTGGTTTTAGGCTTGTGTCGTCCAGAGGAAGTGATAATGATGCTGACAAGTGGACTTTTTCCAGGGATGCAAAGACAACTTCTGGTACAAATCCCAAGGCAAAATAG